A region of Capra hircus breed San Clemente chromosome 11, ASM170441v1, whole genome shotgun sequence DNA encodes the following proteins:
- the LOC106501740 gene encoding olfactory receptor 1J4-like, protein MKRENQSSVSKFLLLGLPILPEQQGLFFALFLSVYLTTVLGNLLILLLIKLDPRLHTPMYFFLSHLAFTDVSFSSVTIPKMLMNMHTQQQSIPYVECISQMYFFILFGCLDNFLLAVMAYDRYVAICQPLHYTTVMRQELCVSLVAVSWFFCCIHALLHTLLLVQLSFCAENTIPNFFCDLPALLKMSCSDISLNELVIFTEGGMLFILPLSSILGSYVRIGTIVLRAPSTKRLFKAFSTCGSHLFVVSLYYGTLAGAYFFSSLWDSNNKYIVASVIYAVVTPMLNPFIYSLRNRDIKQALEIFLNRDNFLK, encoded by the coding sequence ATGAAGAGGGAGAACCAGAGCAGCGTGTCCAAGttcctcctcctggggctccCCATCCTGCCAGAACAACAGGGCCTATTCTTTGCCCTGTTCCTAAGCGTGTACCTCACAACGGTGCTGGGCAACCTGCTTATCCTCCTGCTCATCAAGCTGGACCCTcgcctccacacccccatgtacttcttcctcagccACTTGGCCTTCACTGACGTCTCCTTTTCATCTGTCACCATCCCTAAGATGCTGATGAACATGCATACTCAGCAACAATCCATCCCCTACGTGGAGTGCATTTCCCAGATgtattttttcatactttttggCTGTCTTGACAACTTCCTTCTTGCAGTGATGGCATATGACAGGTACGTGGCCATATGTCAGCCACTTCACTACACCACTGTCATGAGGCAGGAGCTGTGTGTCTCATTGGTGGCTGTGTCCTGGTTCTTCTGTTGTATCCATGCCCTGTTGCACACCCTCCTCTTGGTCCAACTGTCCTTCTGTGCTGAAAATACCATCCCCAACTTCTTCTGTgacctccctgccctcctgaaGATGAGCTGCTCAGACATTTCCCTCAATGAGCTGGTCATCTTTACTGAAGGAGGAATGCTGTTCATCCTGCCTCTGAGTAGCATCTTGGGCTCATATGTTCGTATAGGGACCATCGTCCTGAGGGCCCCGTCCACTAAGAGACTCTTTaaagccttctccacctgtggctCCCACCTCTTTGTGGTATCTTTATACTATGGGACACTTGCCGGTGCTTACTTTTTCTCCTCATTATGGGACTCcaacaacaaatatatagttgcttcagtcatatatGCAGTAGTTACTCCCATGCTGAACCCCTTTATCTATAGCCTCAGAAACAGAGACATCAAACAAGCCCTAGAAATATTTCTCAACAGGGATAACTTCTTGAAATGA
- the LOC102171345 gene encoding olfactory receptor 1J4-like produces the protein MRKENQSSVSEFLLRGLPIRPEQQGVFFALFLGVYLTTVLGNLLILLLIRLDPRLHTPMYFFLSHLAFSDISLSTITVPKMLMNMHTQQQSIPYVECISQMYLFILFGCLDNFLLAVMAYDRYVAICQPLHYTTVMRQELCVSLVAVSWFFCCIHALLHTLLLVQLSFCAENTIPNFFCDLPALLKMSCSDISINELVIFTEGGMLFILPLSSILGSYVRIGTIILRVPSTKRLFKVFSTCGSHLFVVSLYYGTLAGAYFFSSLWNSNDKDIIASVIYTVVTPMLNPFIYSLRNRDIKQALEIFVFRGNFFR, from the coding sequence ATGAGGAAGGAGAACCAGAGCAGCGTGTCCGAGTTCCTCCTCCGGGGGCTCCCCATCCGGCCAGAGCAGCAGGGTGTGTTCTTTGCCCTGTTCCTGGGCGTGTACCTGACCACGGTGCTGGGCAACCTGCTCATCCTCCTGCTCATCAGGCTGGACCCTcgcctccacacccccatgtacttcttcctcagccACTTGGCCTTCTCTGACATTTCCCTTTCCACTATCACAGTTCCAAAGATGCTGATGAACATGCATACTCAGCAACAATCCATCCCCTACGTGGAGTGCATTTCCCAGATGTATTTGTTCATACTTTTTGGCTGTCTTGACAACTTCCTTCTTGCAGTGATGGCATATGACAGGTACGTGGCCATATGTCAGCCACTTCACTACACCACTGTCATGAGGCAGGAGCTGTGTGTCTCATTGGTGGCTGTGTCCTGGTTCTTCTGTTGTATCCATGCCCTGTTGCACACCCTCCTCTTGGTCCAACTGTCCTTCTGTGCTGAAAATACCATCCCCAACTTCTTCTGTgacctccctgccctcctgaaGATGAGCTGCTCAGACATTTCCATCAATGAGCTGGTCATCTTTACTGAAGGAGGAATGCTGTTCATCTTGCCTCTGAGTAGCATCTTGGGCTCATATGTTCGTATAGGGACCATCATCCTGAGGGTCCCATCCACTAAGAGACTCTTTAAAGTCTTCTCCACCTGTGGCTCCCACCTCTTTGTGGTATCTTTATACTATGGGACACTTGCTGGTGCTTACTTCTTCTCCTCATTATGGAACTCCAATGACAAAGACataattgcttcagtcatatatACAGTGGTTACGCCCATGCTGAACCCCTTTATCTATAGCCTCAGAAACAGAGATATAAAACAAGCCCTAGAAATATTTGTCTTTAGGGGTAACTTCTTCAGATGA